DNA sequence from the Gordonia polyisoprenivorans genome:
CGTAACGCACTCATTCACAGATCGCGCCCCGTGACGCCGAGGTGACCAGCTTGGCGTACTTCGCGAGGACGCCGCGGGTGTAGCGCGGCGGCAATGGGCTGAATGTTTCTGCACGCGATACCAATTCGTCGGCGTCGACGAGCAGGTCGAGGGTACCCGACCCGACATCGAGGCGGATCCGGTCCCCGTCGCACACCAGGGCGATCGGTCCGCCGTCGACAGCCTCGGGGGCCACATGCCCGACGCAGAGTCCGGTCGTGCCCCCGGAGAAGCGGCCGTCGGTCATCAGCAGCACGTCCTTGCCGAGGCCGGCGCCCTTGATCGCACCGGTGATGGCCAACATCTCGCGCATACCCGGCCCACCCTTGGGGCCCTCGTAGCGGATGACGACGACGTCGCCCGCGGTGATGGTGCCGTCCTCGAGGGCATCCATCGCCGCGCGCTCCCGATCGAAGACGCGTGCCACCCCCTCGAACACGTCGGAATCGAATCCCGCGGATTTCACCACCGCCCCACCCGGCGCCAGAGATCCGTTGAGGATGGTGATCCCGCCCGTGGGATGAATCGGAGAATCCAGGGCGCGTAACACTTTTCCGTCCGGATCCGGCGGTGCGATGTGGGCGAGGTTCTCGGCCATGGTGGCCCCGGTGACGGTGAGACAGTCGCCGTGCATCAATCCGGCGTCGAGGAGTGCCTTCATCACGACCGGGAGGCCACCGATGCGGTCCACGTCGGTCATGACGTGGCGGCCGAACGGCTTGACGTCGGCGAGATGCGGTACGCGCGAACCGATCCGGGCGAAATCCTCGAGAGACAGTTCGACGTCGGCCTCATGTGCAATTGCGAGCAGATGCAGGACGGCGTTGGTCGACCCGCCCAATGCCATCACCACGGCGATCGCATTCTCGAATGCCTCGCGGGTCATGATGTCGCGCGCGGTGATCCCGCGGCGCAGGAGTTCGACGGCCGCCGCGCCGCTCTTGCGCGCGAACTCGTCTCGCCGGCGATCCGGTGCCGGCGGGGCGGCGCTGCCCGGCAACGACATCCCGAGGGCTTCGGCGACCGCAGCCATCGTGTTGGCCGTGTACATCCCGCCACAGGCGCCCTCACCGGGGCAGATGGCACGTTCGATGGTGTCGACATCGGCGCGACTCATCAGGCCGCGCGCACACGCGCCGACCGCCTCGAAGGCGTCGATAATCGTCACCTGATGTTCGGAGCCGTCGGCCAGTGTCGCGTAGCCGGGCAGGGTCGAACCGGCGTAGAGGAACACGTTGGCGAGGTCGAGTCGCGCCGCCGCCATCAGCATTCCGGGCAGCGACTTGTCACAGCCGGCGAGCAGCACCGAACCGTCGAGGCGCTCGGCGCTCATCACGGTCTCCACGCTGTCGGCGATCACCTCGCGCGACACCAGGGAGAAGTGCATGCCCTCGTGGCCCATCGAGATGCCGTCGGAGACCGAGATGGTGCCGAACTGCAGGGGATAGCCACCGGCCTCGAACACCCCCTCCTTCACCGCGGTGGCCAGGCGGTCCAGCGACAGATTGCAGGGGGTGATCTCGTTCCACGACGAGCCGACGCCGATCTGTGGTTTGGCCCAGTCGTCATCGCCCATCCCGATCGCCCGCAACATCCCGCGGGCTGCGGTTCTCTCCAAACCGTCGGTGACATCGCGGCTGCGGGGCTTGATGTCCACCTCGGGTGTGGACTCACTCTCGGGACTCATGGTGCCCACCCTAGAACCGTTGGCGTCCCAACGCGGGCCGTTGGTCGACGAGTCCGGGTGTGGTTACGGGATTGCGATTTCAGACCGCCTGGCCACGAGCGGTTTTACGCTGACCTGATGAGTGTGCACCCCCACCCGGCGGCGGTGAGAGATCGTGACGACCTGCGCCTCCCGCGGTGGGTGATCATGTGGTTCACCATCACCGCACTGATCCAGACCTACGACGCCTGCTACGAACTGCTCGGCTCGATCTCACACCGGGGTGGTCCTCTGGCGTGGTTGTGGCCGGGGCACGTCTACTACTCGACCTTCGACCATCGCTATGCCGGGTTCGACGCATTCGGCAGCGCGCAGAGCTGGGCCAATCTCCTCGAGGTGATCGCTCTGGTCTGGGTGCTGACGCATCGGCGACGATTCTCGGCCGTCGTGGTCGGGCTCGTGGTCAGCGTCGCCACCTTCTGGAAGACCGTGCTCTATTTCCTGGTGGAGATCTGCAGCGGACTCGACATGACCCGACAATCACTGGTGCGCGGCGATCTCGGCGGCTTCCTGATGGTGGCGGTGCTGCCGAACCTGATCTGGATCGTCGTTCCGGGTGTGGTCATCGTCGTTCTCGGGAGGCAGGTGCTGCGAGTGGGTGCCGCGCCGCCGAACCGGTAGTCGCCGAACGCGTTTCGCAACAGCGTCTAACCGGTGGTCTCGGCGGCCAGCCGGCCCAGAGTGTCCTCGAGTTGATCGGCCGACACGAGCGGGAACTTCACCTGCTGCAACAGGTCTTTGTCGGTGACCTTGGACCAGTCGTAGGTGTGGCGCACGAGCGTGGCGTCGGGACCCTGGGATTCCAACTCCCACACCCATTCCCATCCGGGAGGCTCGGTGCCGGCGGGTGCGGTCTGCCATGCCAGCAGTTTGTCCTTGGCGTAGCCGGTGACGTGGTTGTCGGTCTTGTACTCACCACCCATGTGCGGGCCGTCCATGTTCATGGTGAACACGTCGCCGACCTGCTGGATACGGTCGGCGTGCTCGACGCCGCGAATGAATCCGGAGCCGTCGAGTTTCTGATGGCGCTGCGGGTTGCTCAGGACGCCGAAGACCGCATCCACCGGTGCGTCGATGACCCGTTCCACTGTGACACTCGTTTGTTCGCTCATCACTCCACCGTGCCCAAGGGGCGTCGACTTGGCAACCAGCCATCGGGGGACAGCTGTCGGATCGTCGGCTACTGCCCGTAGGTATGGCGCAGGTTCGCGTTCACCAGGAGCACGGGCGACGTGGCTGACGATCGGGGTCGACGAGATCGTCGAAGATCACCCAGGGCGGCGCAGGCTGGGAACGGCGCTTCGAGGCGATGGCATCCACCCGGCAAGCGTAAGTGACCAGCAGTAACGCAGGCACGCATCTTGCACGACAGTGTGCGACAGCAGGCGACAGGTCACGACAGCGCCACGACAGAACCGCTACCTAGCGTTGTCGGTAATCGAACCCCGGCTGTCCTCTAGGAGGACCTCATGACCAGCGTCACCACCGCGCCGACGACCACGTCGCGCACCTACACCTCACTCGGAGCGGCATGGATACCGCTCGCCGCACTCTGTCTCGCGTTCTTCGTCGAGATGGTCGACAACACACTGCTGTCGATCGCTCTGCCCACCATCGGCCGCGACCTCGGCAGCGACACCGTCGCACTTCAATGGGTCACCGGCGCCTATTCGCTGACCTTTGGCGGCCTGCTGCTGACCGCGGGCTCCATCGCCGACAGATTCGGCCGACGGCGAGTGTTGCTCATCGGCCTCACCGCCTTCGGTCTGCTGAGCCTGCTCGTCGTGTTCGTCTCCACGACAGGCGAACTCATCGCCTTGCGCGCCGCGCTCGGTATCGCCGCCGCCGCGATGGCACCGATCACCAATTCGCTCGTGTTCCGCCTCTTCGACGACGAGACCCTGCGGATGCGTGCGATGACCGTCATGATCGTGGTCGGCATGGCCGGGTTCGTCCTCGGTCCAGTCCTCGGCGGCACCGCCCTGGCACACGTCCGCTGGGAATGGCTGCTCGTCGTCAACGCACCGATCGCGCTGATCGCCGGCATCGGTGTCCGGCTCGGCGTCGCCGCCGACCGCTCCGACGGTCTGACCAAAGATCGACTCGACCTGCCGGGCGCACTGTTGAGCATCGTCACGATCGGCCTCGCGTGCTGGTCGTTGACCAGCGGCGTCGAGCACGGTTGGGTGTCGTGGCCCACCATCGCCTCCATCGGCGGCGCGGTGCTCGCCGCAGCGGCCTTCATCTGGCACGAACTTCGTTCGGCCGCTCCAATGCTCGACGTCCGGCTGTTCAAGGTCGGGACGATCCGCGGTGCCACCATCGCCCAGATCGGCACGTCGATCGCGATGGCCAGCGTGATGTTCGGACTGATCCTGCACTTCCAGTACGCCTACGGCTGGAGCCCGGTCAAGGCCGGTCTCGCCAACCTGCCGATCATCGTCACCATGCTCGTCGCCACACCGATCTCGGAGTGGTTGGCCGGCCGGTTCGGACACCGCATCGCCTGCCTCGTCGGCGCAGCCTGCCTGGCCGGATCGCTCGGCGGCCTGGCATGGGGTGTCGAGCACGGCTATCTCGTCATCGCGCTCTCGATGGTCGTCATGACCATCGGTCTGCGCACGGTGATGACCATCTGTGCCATCGCCCTCGTCGAGGCGATGCCGGCCAACCGCACGTCCATCGGCACCGCGCTCAACGACACCGCCCAG
Encoded proteins:
- the ilvD gene encoding dihydroxy-acid dehydratase: MSPESESTPEVDIKPRSRDVTDGLERTAARGMLRAIGMGDDDWAKPQIGVGSSWNEITPCNLSLDRLATAVKEGVFEAGGYPLQFGTISVSDGISMGHEGMHFSLVSREVIADSVETVMSAERLDGSVLLAGCDKSLPGMLMAAARLDLANVFLYAGSTLPGYATLADGSEHQVTIIDAFEAVGACARGLMSRADVDTIERAICPGEGACGGMYTANTMAAVAEALGMSLPGSAAPPAPDRRRDEFARKSGAAAVELLRRGITARDIMTREAFENAIAVVMALGGSTNAVLHLLAIAHEADVELSLEDFARIGSRVPHLADVKPFGRHVMTDVDRIGGLPVVMKALLDAGLMHGDCLTVTGATMAENLAHIAPPDPDGKVLRALDSPIHPTGGITILNGSLAPGGAVVKSAGFDSDVFEGVARVFDRERAAMDALEDGTITAGDVVVIRYEGPKGGPGMREMLAITGAIKGAGLGKDVLLMTDGRFSGGTTGLCVGHVAPEAVDGGPIALVCDGDRIRLDVGSGTLDLLVDADELVSRAETFSPLPPRYTRGVLAKYAKLVTSASRGAICE
- a CDS encoding SRPBCC family protein, whose amino-acid sequence is MSEQTSVTVERVIDAPVDAVFGVLSNPQRHQKLDGSGFIRGVEHADRIQQVGDVFTMNMDGPHMGGEYKTDNHVTGYAKDKLLAWQTAPAGTEPPGWEWVWELESQGPDATLVRHTYDWSKVTDKDLLQQVKFPLVSADQLEDTLGRLAAETTG
- a CDS encoding MFS transporter; amino-acid sequence: MTSVTTAPTTTSRTYTSLGAAWIPLAALCLAFFVEMVDNTLLSIALPTIGRDLGSDTVALQWVTGAYSLTFGGLLLTAGSIADRFGRRRVLLIGLTAFGLLSLLVVFVSTTGELIALRAALGIAAAAMAPITNSLVFRLFDDETLRMRAMTVMIVVGMAGFVLGPVLGGTALAHVRWEWLLVVNAPIALIAGIGVRLGVAADRSDGLTKDRLDLPGALLSIVTIGLACWSLTSGVEHGWVSWPTIASIGGAVLAAAAFIWHELRSAAPMLDVRLFKVGTIRGATIAQIGTSIAMASVMFGLILHFQYAYGWSPVKAGLANLPIIVTMLVATPISEWLAGRFGHRIACLVGAACLAGSLGGLAWGVEHGYLVIALSMVVMTIGLRTVMTICAIALVEAMPANRTSIGTALNDTAQEVGTSLGTAVIGTIIAAVVTTQLPAGTWGADLVESFFHGERLTYGILAVVVGVVTAVGAMALTNSRNTQE